A window from Phycisphaerae bacterium encodes these proteins:
- a CDS encoding RNA-binding protein yields the protein MSKRLYVGNLSYSVDSSALEQMFGEHGQVESAQVITDRATGRSKGFGFVEMSSDDQAQSAIEALNGQEVDGRALTVNEARPREDRPRTGGYGGGGGGRGGRGGYGGGYGRGGNR from the coding sequence AACCTGAGCTACAGCGTCGATAGCTCAGCGTTGGAACAGATGTTCGGGGAGCATGGGCAGGTGGAGAGCGCTCAGGTGATCACCGACCGCGCCACCGGACGCAGCAAGGGCTTCGGATTCGTCGAGATGTCCTCCGACGACCAGGCCCAGTCGGCCATCGAGGCGCTCAACGGTCAGGAAGTCGACGGCCGGGCGCTGACCGTCAACGAGGCCCGTCCTCGCGAAGATCGTCCTCGGACCGGCGGCTATGGCGGCGGCGGTGGTGGACGAGGCGGCCGGGGCGGTTACGGCGGCGGCTACGGTCGCGGCGGAAACCGATAG
- the arfB gene encoding aminoacyl-tRNA hydrolase, giving the protein MIEIGHGVQIDEDELVFSASRSSGPGGQNVNKVSTRVTLLLDVRNSPNLSGDQKRRVADRLASRISKDGLLRVVCQQERSQHANRELAVQRLIELLNDAIRPRLRRKKTKTPRRAHEKRLDGKKRRGQIKDLRKKPL; this is encoded by the coding sequence GTGATCGAAATCGGGCACGGGGTACAGATCGATGAGGACGAACTCGTCTTCTCCGCTTCGCGGAGCAGCGGACCGGGCGGGCAGAACGTCAACAAGGTCAGCACCCGCGTGACGCTGCTGCTCGACGTGCGGAACAGCCCGAATCTCAGCGGTGACCAGAAACGCCGGGTGGCGGATCGTCTCGCCTCGCGGATCAGCAAGGACGGTCTGCTGCGGGTGGTCTGTCAGCAGGAGCGGTCGCAGCACGCCAATCGCGAATTGGCGGTGCAGCGGCTGATCGAACTGCTGAACGACGCGATTCGGCCGCGGCTGCGGCGTAAGAAGACAAAGACTCCACGCCGCGCCCACGAAAAGCGTCTGGACGGGAAGAAGCGTCGCGGACAGATCAAGGACCTGCGCAAAAAACCGCTTTAG